The Flavobacterium psychrophilum genome includes a region encoding these proteins:
- a CDS encoding TonB-dependent receptor — MKHFLLTQILVLLVAQLSFSQDNITGTIKDMDGISIPGASVLNTSTGVFYNADANGTFILPAEIQFPLSLKITATGFKTMEIVVNEIPLSAIEITLTADFDKQLDEVLITSRRRKENAQQVPIPISVISGKLAEDAGAFNVNRLKELVPSVQLYSSNPRNTGLSIRGMGTTFGLTNDGIDSGVGFYVDGVYYARPAATTLDFIDTEQIEVLRGPQGTLFGKNTTAGAFNITTHKPSFDYGATVESSYGNYGFVQAKASVTGTLAKNIAARFSFSGTQRDGLLYNVATQKRVNDLNNLGARAQFLYKPSNDFDVLLAFDYTRQRPDGYAQVIAGVAPTQRAQYSQFNQIIADLNYTLPSKNAFDRVIDHDTPWRSYQDLGGASATFNLKVGSGTLTSTTAWRFWDWDPSNDRDFTGLQGLALSEAPSKHRQWSQEVRWAGSLSSNLSGVFGVFLFGQDLKPDGAHTEEAGRDQWRFSQNSTSELWQTPGLLEGYGIKSYPKMKSFSGAVFGQLDWAVTNKFSILPGIRVNYDKKKVDFKRKTYGGLQTDDPALIALKNSVYNNQAFKKEIDDTNFSGQLTAAYKATERVNTFATFSTAFKPVGLNLGGLPNANGQPMTELAVIKPERVSHFEVGVKTRPTLKSTLNLVVYNTTIKDYQTQVQAADLSVNRGYLSNAEKVRVQGAEVDANINISEFLGFYGAVAYTDGIYKSFKNAPVPLEETGSANFKDISGSQLPGISKWAGSLGGEVSFNGKFLGRTGKFFFAADSYHRSKFSSSPSPSAYLVVQGYSLVNARLGFRVGDKFSAFFWGRNIFDKDYYEQLLPGAGNAGHYAGVLGDQRTYGITLRYSI; from the coding sequence ATGAAGCATTTTTTACTCACACAAATTTTAGTATTGCTCGTTGCCCAATTATCATTCTCACAGGATAATATTACAGGAACAATAAAAGATATGGATGGAATATCTATACCCGGGGCATCGGTTTTAAACACATCAACGGGTGTTTTTTACAATGCAGATGCCAACGGTACTTTTATACTTCCTGCCGAAATCCAGTTTCCATTATCATTAAAAATAACGGCAACAGGATTTAAAACAATGGAGATCGTTGTAAATGAAATTCCATTATCTGCTATTGAAATAACACTTACAGCCGACTTTGACAAACAGCTGGACGAAGTTCTTATAACATCCCGTCGACGTAAAGAAAATGCGCAACAGGTACCTATTCCAATATCTGTTATAAGCGGTAAGCTTGCCGAAGATGCGGGGGCTTTTAACGTAAACCGCTTAAAAGAACTTGTACCATCGGTTCAGCTGTACTCATCCAACCCAAGAAATACAGGCTTAAGCATTAGAGGAATGGGAACTACTTTTGGTTTAACCAACGACGGCATAGACTCAGGCGTGGGCTTTTATGTAGATGGTGTGTATTATGCACGCCCTGCCGCTACAACATTAGATTTTATAGATACCGAGCAAATTGAAGTGTTGCGCGGACCGCAGGGTACACTATTTGGTAAAAACACTACTGCCGGAGCTTTTAATATTACTACCCATAAGCCCAGTTTTGATTATGGTGCAACGGTAGAAAGCAGCTATGGTAATTATGGTTTTGTGCAGGCCAAAGCATCTGTCACCGGAACGTTAGCCAAAAATATAGCGGCACGCTTTTCATTTTCGGGCACCCAGCGCGACGGTTTATTGTATAACGTTGCCACCCAAAAAAGGGTAAATGACCTGAACAACCTTGGGGCACGAGCCCAGTTTTTATATAAACCATCCAACGACTTTGACGTATTACTGGCTTTTGACTATACACGCCAGCGACCTGACGGATATGCACAGGTTATTGCAGGTGTAGCGCCAACGCAACGTGCACAGTACAGTCAGTTTAACCAGATTATTGCAGATCTTAATTATACACTACCGAGCAAAAATGCTTTTGACAGGGTAATAGACCATGATACCCCGTGGCGTTCATACCAGGATTTGGGAGGTGCATCGGCTACATTTAATTTAAAAGTAGGATCGGGTACTTTAACCTCTACCACTGCATGGCGTTTCTGGGATTGGGATCCATCGAACGACAGGGACTTTACCGGATTGCAGGGACTTGCTTTGTCTGAAGCACCTTCTAAACATAGGCAATGGTCGCAGGAAGTGCGATGGGCAGGTTCGTTATCGTCGAATCTTAGTGGCGTATTTGGTGTTTTTCTTTTTGGTCAGGATTTAAAACCGGATGGTGCGCATACCGAAGAGGCAGGCAGGGATCAGTGGCGTTTCTCGCAAAACAGCACCAGCGAATTGTGGCAAACCCCGGGACTGCTCGAGGGGTATGGCATAAAATCGTATCCGAAAATGAAATCCTTTAGCGGAGCGGTGTTTGGACAGTTGGATTGGGCCGTAACCAACAAGTTTAGCATATTACCCGGCATACGTGTAAATTACGATAAAAAGAAAGTAGACTTTAAAAGGAAAACCTATGGCGGTCTGCAAACAGATGACCCGGCACTGATAGCATTAAAAAATTCCGTTTATAACAATCAGGCATTTAAAAAAGAAATAGATGACACTAACTTTTCCGGTCAGCTAACTGCTGCGTATAAAGCAACCGAAAGGGTGAATACTTTTGCTACCTTCTCTACTGCTTTTAAACCTGTAGGATTAAACCTTGGCGGTTTACCAAACGCTAATGGGCAACCCATGACGGAACTTGCTGTTATAAAACCGGAAAGGGTATCGCACTTTGAAGTCGGTGTAAAAACAAGGCCAACTTTAAAATCTACCCTAAACCTTGTCGTATATAATACAACCATTAAAGACTACCAGACGCAGGTACAGGCAGCCGATCTTTCTGTAAACAGGGGATATCTGTCTAATGCGGAAAAAGTTAGGGTGCAGGGTGCAGAAGTAGATGCTAACATCAACATAAGTGAGTTTCTTGGATTTTACGGTGCCGTAGCGTACACCGACGGTATCTATAAATCTTTTAAGAATGCTCCTGTTCCATTAGAAGAAACCGGAAGTGCAAACTTTAAAGACATATCGGGAAGCCAGCTTCCGGGAATATCGAAATGGGCAGGATCTTTAGGTGGTGAAGTTTCTTTTAATGGTAAATTTTTAGGCAGGACAGGAAAATTCTTTTTTGCTGCAGATAGTTACCACAGGTCTAAATTCTCCTCTAGTCCCTCACCGTCTGCCTATCTTGTAGTACAGGGGTATTCATTGGTAAATGCAAGGCTCGGTTTCCGAGTTGGCGATAAATTCAGCGCATTCTTTTGGGGGCGTAACATCTTTGATAAAGATTATTATGAACAGCTATTACCCGGTGCAGGAAATGCAGGCCATTATGCAGGTGTACTGGGCGACCAAAGAACCTATGGCATAACACTTCGTTACTCAATATAA
- a CDS encoding TonB-dependent receptor has translation MKKLLMLLLIITGFSAYAQKAGVISGKIVDAEGNFSLPGATVRLADSNRYTVSNQTGDFEFLTIPAGSYKVEVLYLGYQTQSQDVTVEEGKHAVVNFILSSGSETLNEVVLVGDALRGQARALNQQKNNKNITNVISSDQVGRFPDSNIGDALKRVPGITMQNDQGEARNIIIRGLAPSLNSVTLNGDRIPSAEGDNRNVQMDLIPSDMISTIEVNKTLTPDMDADAIGGSVNLITRATPNGERISATLAGGYGPIRDQGIYTAGFVYGNRFVNNRLGVVASGSYNNNNFGSDNIEAVWAKDEFNNTYVQEQAIRNYDVQRVRRSVALATDFKFDNNNTIYANAIYNWRDDRENRFALTYDDMEPIYNGETITGFTGNVKRENKGGIDSNRGKSRRLEVQKVQNYALRGEHLLNSKLDLDWSMNYAEASEKKPNERYIEFEQEELEMSQNLSNPRKPFVTTTGEDLSSFGLSELTQSTDDTSEKEFGAKVNIRIPFSVFEGQKGRLRTGLRVRLKDKDRNNSFYSYEPLSGDVSLADVPTVYLGGNGFNPGSQYVGGNFATAKYLGGLDLNNPTLYNRESDPSEFLAVNYKAKENIYAGYVRWDQDFNDKLSMILGVRIENTHIDYTGNRVLDEEELEGTVNNTNSYTNVLPSISFKYDVNKDFVLRAAATTALARPNYYALAPYINNIAADSEIQAGNPNLDATYSYNFDLMAENYFESIGLVSGGVFYKNLKDFIYTYSNNQYSTADFAADFPGQANPVPVGEEWTFVQSRNGNNVDVYGFEVAFQRQLDFLPGFLKYFGVYANYTYTDSKAKGITNEDGEERKNVGLPGTAPHMFNGSLSWENSRFSARASANFASDYLDELGSDDFNDSYYDKQFFLDINASFKVTKNLSIFAEAKNLTNQPLRYYQGISSRVMQLEYYQARFNLGVKFDL, from the coding sequence ATGAAAAAATTACTTATGCTGTTACTAATAATAACAGGTTTTTCTGCATATGCACAAAAGGCAGGTGTCATATCAGGAAAAATAGTAGATGCCGAAGGAAACTTTTCGCTTCCTGGAGCTACCGTAAGATTAGCAGACTCTAATCGCTACACAGTATCAAACCAAACCGGAGATTTCGAATTCCTTACCATTCCGGCAGGTTCTTATAAAGTAGAGGTGCTTTATTTAGGTTACCAGACACAATCGCAGGATGTAACGGTAGAAGAAGGTAAACATGCTGTTGTAAACTTTATACTTTCCAGCGGTTCTGAGACACTTAATGAAGTTGTTTTGGTAGGAGATGCACTTAGAGGACAGGCAAGGGCATTAAACCAGCAGAAAAACAATAAGAATATTACCAATGTAATATCATCTGACCAGGTAGGGCGTTTTCCCGACTCTAATATAGGAGATGCGTTAAAGCGTGTGCCTGGTATTACAATGCAAAATGACCAGGGCGAAGCACGTAATATTATCATCCGAGGACTTGCACCATCATTAAACTCGGTGACACTTAACGGCGACAGGATTCCTTCTGCTGAAGGAGATAACAGAAATGTACAGATGGACCTTATTCCATCGGATATGATTTCAACTATCGAAGTGAACAAAACACTTACTCCCGATATGGATGCTGATGCAATTGGTGGATCCGTTAACCTCATTACGCGTGCAACACCAAACGGAGAAAGAATATCTGCAACGCTTGCCGGCGGATACGGTCCTATAAGAGATCAGGGTATATATACTGCAGGTTTTGTATATGGTAACCGATTTGTTAATAACAGGTTAGGTGTTGTTGCCAGCGGATCGTACAATAACAACAACTTTGGGTCTGACAATATTGAGGCAGTTTGGGCTAAAGACGAATTTAATAACACCTATGTGCAGGAGCAGGCTATTCGTAACTACGATGTACAGCGTGTAAGAAGAAGTGTTGCTTTGGCAACCGACTTTAAATTTGACAACAACAATACTATTTATGCTAATGCTATCTATAACTGGAGAGACGACCGCGAAAATCGTTTTGCATTAACGTATGATGATATGGAGCCAATATACAATGGCGAAACAATTACAGGTTTTACAGGAAATGTAAAGCGTGAAAATAAGGGTGGTATAGATAGTAACCGTGGCAAAAGCCGCAGGCTTGAAGTACAGAAAGTACAGAACTATGCACTTCGTGGTGAACATCTTCTTAACTCTAAATTAGATTTAGACTGGTCTATGAACTATGCAGAGGCAAGCGAGAAAAAACCAAACGAGCGTTATATTGAGTTTGAACAGGAAGAGCTTGAAATGAGCCAGAACCTTAGCAACCCTAGAAAACCTTTTGTAACAACTACAGGTGAAGACTTATCGTCATTCGGTCTTTCTGAACTTACGCAAAGTACAGATGATACCAGTGAAAAAGAATTTGGTGCGAAGGTTAATATCCGTATTCCATTTTCTGTATTTGAAGGTCAGAAAGGAAGATTAAGAACAGGTCTTCGCGTACGCTTAAAAGATAAGGACAGAAACAATAGTTTCTACTCGTATGAGCCACTTTCAGGTGATGTTAGCCTTGCAGATGTACCTACTGTATATCTTGGAGGTAACGGTTTTAACCCTGGCAGCCAGTATGTAGGTGGTAACTTTGCTACGGCAAAATACCTTGGTGGGTTAGACCTTAATAACCCAACGCTATACAACAGGGAATCAGATCCGTCTGAATTCCTGGCGGTAAACTACAAAGCAAAAGAAAACATCTACGCAGGTTATGTGCGTTGGGACCAGGATTTTAACGACAAACTATCTATGATTCTTGGTGTTCGTATAGAAAATACCCACATAGATTATACAGGTAACAGGGTACTTGACGAAGAAGAGCTTGAAGGTACTGTTAACAATACCAACTCGTATACTAATGTATTGCCAAGTATTTCATTTAAGTACGATGTAAATAAAGATTTTGTACTTAGGGCTGCGGCTACCACAGCGTTGGCAAGGCCCAATTACTATGCGCTTGCACCGTACATTAATAATATTGCTGCTGATTCTGAGATACAGGCGGGTAACCCAAATCTTGATGCGACTTACTCATACAATTTCGATTTAATGGCAGAGAATTATTTTGAGTCAATTGGTCTTGTATCAGGTGGTGTGTTTTATAAAAACTTAAAAGACTTTATTTATACTTACAGTAATAACCAGTACTCTACAGCAGATTTTGCTGCTGATTTCCCAGGACAGGCAAACCCGGTTCCGGTTGGAGAAGAGTGGACATTTGTTCAGTCAAGAAACGGAAATAATGTAGATGTATATGGTTTTGAGGTGGCTTTTCAGCGTCAGCTTGATTTCCTTCCAGGATTCCTGAAATATTTCGGAGTATATGCTAACTATACGTATACCGATAGTAAAGCAAAAGGTATTACGAATGAAGATGGTGAAGAAAGAAAAAATGTTGGCCTTCCGGGTACTGCACCACACATGTTTAACGGATCGTTATCATGGGAGAACAGCCGTTTCTCTGCAAGGGCATCTGCTAACTTTGCATCAGATTACCTTGACGAACTTGGATCGGACGATTTTAATGACAGCTACTACGACAAGCAGTTTTTCCTTGACATAAATGCATCATTTAAGGTTACGAAAAACCTGAGCATTTTTGCGGAAGCAAAAAACCTTACCAATCAGCCGTTACGTTATTATCAGGGAATATCTTCACGAGTAATGCAGTTAGAATATTACCAGGCACGTTTTAACCTGGGCGTTAAATTTGACCTTTAA
- a CDS encoding diguanylate cyclase: MSRLLKTEFQDLLKQNDQLFNWITADVLHGLWFCNSAKPDALYLSDAFLQTLGYNPENYDIARSENNDVFLEIITGLLEKHSTDFNEIIAFQNANNKIIALHAFGKFIPTADGNRLILKFKKEDGIYKENLLNKVEERKKLNKIYESTNQIARIGGWEVDMVNRKLTWTDVVKDIHEVCHDFNPTIEEGISFFKEGVHRDNIVTIFNEALETGEPFDTELKIVTAKGNEIWIRFFGKPEIENGICVRVYGALQDINTKKLEELDYLLTKERFETIYTNSAIGIVLVNTNSQVLMANPASLEIFGFTEDDRIHLNTMSYRDTVHPDDLEMATEYRERLVAGEIPSYTIECRFFTRNGATIWCRVNTSMVKGKDGNDDLMITQVEDITISKRLEELSTENSNRFISAFEYSPNGMALVGLDGKWQMVNETLSQMLGYTRDEFLSLTFQDMTFDADLDADLLLLNETLQNKRTTYSIEKRYIHKTGKLVYGLLNVSLIRDAEGNPLYFISQINDISKRVHAEQNQQKSLNELEGLLNATTQVAIIQSDTNGNIIKYNKGAENLLGYSAYELIGRQKVQIFHIQEEINKRARELELKYGRPFSGFDIFTYKPRLGKFDAREWTFVRKDGSTFPVHLVITSVLNHKGEITGYLGIATDISRLKDMESSLTTAKDKAEAASRSKSEFLANMSHEIRTPLNGVIGFSDLLMKTELNDSQKKYMQMVNTSAHSLLDIINDILDFSKIEAGKLELDQEKTDLLQLCSQTIDIVKHQAHAKSLEILLNIEPNIKRFIHADPIRLRQILVNLLGNAVKFTVKGEIELKVTSMPCFDSKDEMIFSFSIRDTGIGIAPQNIEKIFNAFDQEDASTTRKYGGTGLGITISNKLLAIMGSSLYVESEVNKGSTFSFRIRLKTEADTTDIKKTKVDVKNVLVVDDNANNLSILKDMLAVRNIDTTLASNGIEAIELLEKDSNYDLAIIDYNMPYLNGVELVKQIRETLNLGADKLPVMLLHSSIDDEKLIQACIDLNIRFNVTKPIVSNQLFELLNNIHRADSVEEDIEVINLNTGFEAPFKVLIAEDNPVNQMLAKTIIQKIIPNANIQLAENGLEAVKAYEAQELDVIFMDIQMPEMSGFEATEKIRSIERPGTHIPIVAITARALLGEREECLRLGMDDYITKPINYDALQDVIRKYMVEPFVKKNLPS; encoded by the coding sequence ATGTCAAGATTACTAAAGACCGAGTTTCAGGATTTATTAAAACAAAATGACCAGTTATTTAACTGGATAACAGCAGATGTTTTACATGGCTTGTGGTTTTGCAACAGTGCAAAGCCCGATGCGTTATACCTAAGCGATGCATTCTTGCAGACGCTTGGTTACAATCCGGAGAACTACGACATCGCACGAAGCGAAAACAATGATGTTTTTTTGGAGATCATAACTGGTCTTCTCGAAAAGCATTCTACTGATTTTAACGAAATCATTGCTTTTCAAAATGCCAATAATAAGATTATTGCACTTCATGCTTTTGGAAAATTCATTCCTACCGCCGATGGGAATAGACTTATTCTTAAGTTTAAGAAGGAAGACGGCATTTATAAAGAGAACCTTTTAAATAAAGTTGAAGAACGAAAGAAACTCAATAAAATATATGAGTCTACCAACCAAATAGCCCGAATAGGCGGATGGGAAGTAGACATGGTAAACCGCAAACTTACCTGGACAGATGTTGTTAAAGATATTCATGAAGTATGCCATGATTTTAACCCTACTATAGAAGAAGGCATCAGCTTTTTTAAAGAAGGGGTTCACCGAGATAACATCGTTACTATTTTTAATGAAGCTTTAGAAACAGGCGAGCCTTTTGACACCGAACTTAAAATTGTTACTGCAAAGGGCAACGAAATATGGATACGCTTTTTCGGGAAACCGGAAATCGAAAATGGCATTTGTGTAAGGGTTTATGGCGCGCTTCAGGATATAAACACAAAAAAACTCGAAGAGCTGGATTACCTGCTTACAAAAGAACGTTTTGAGACTATATACACCAATTCTGCAATAGGTATTGTACTGGTAAACACCAACAGCCAGGTACTAATGGCTAATCCTGCCAGCCTTGAGATATTTGGTTTTACAGAGGATGACAGGATCCATCTCAACACAATGTCCTATCGCGACACGGTGCACCCCGACGATCTTGAAATGGCAACTGAATACAGGGAGCGCCTTGTTGCAGGAGAAATACCAAGCTATACCATAGAATGCAGGTTTTTTACGAGAAACGGCGCAACTATTTGGTGCAGGGTAAATACATCTATGGTTAAGGGGAAAGATGGCAATGACGATCTTATGATTACCCAGGTAGAAGATATAACGATTAGCAAACGACTGGAAGAGCTATCTACCGAAAACTCAAACCGCTTTATAAGTGCTTTTGAATATTCGCCAAACGGAATGGCCTTAGTAGGGCTGGACGGGAAATGGCAGATGGTAAACGAAACCTTATCGCAAATGCTTGGCTACACCCGCGATGAATTTTTGAGCCTTACGTTTCAGGATATGACATTCGATGCCGATCTTGATGCCGATCTTCTTTTGCTTAATGAAACGCTTCAAAACAAAAGAACTACATATAGTATTGAAAAACGCTATATACATAAAACCGGAAAACTGGTTTACGGACTGCTTAATGTATCGTTAATACGCGATGCAGAGGGTAATCCGCTATACTTTATATCACAGATAAATGATATTTCTAAAAGGGTACATGCCGAACAAAATCAGCAAAAAAGCCTTAACGAGCTTGAAGGGCTTTTAAATGCTACTACACAGGTAGCTATAATTCAGTCTGATACCAATGGAAATATCATTAAATATAATAAAGGTGCAGAAAACCTTTTGGGCTATAGTGCATACGAACTTATAGGCAGGCAGAAAGTCCAGATATTTCATATACAGGAGGAGATTAATAAACGTGCAAGAGAGCTCGAACTAAAGTATGGAAGGCCTTTCTCGGGCTTTGACATTTTTACCTACAAACCAAGGCTTGGTAAATTTGATGCCCGCGAATGGACATTTGTACGTAAAGACGGCAGCACCTTCCCTGTACACCTGGTAATAACCTCTGTACTAAACCATAAAGGAGAAATTACAGGTTACCTCGGTATTGCTACCGATATATCGCGCCTTAAAGACATGGAATCTTCCTTAACTACCGCTAAAGACAAAGCCGAAGCAGCGAGCAGGTCGAAATCGGAATTCCTGGCAAATATGAGCCACGAGATAAGGACACCGCTTAATGGTGTTATTGGGTTTAGCGACCTGTTAATGAAGACTGAACTGAATGACAGCCAAAAGAAATACATGCAAATGGTTAATACTTCGGCACATTCACTATTAGATATTATTAACGATATTCTTGACTTCTCAAAAATAGAAGCCGGCAAGCTTGAACTGGATCAGGAGAAAACAGACCTATTGCAGCTTTGCAGCCAAACTATAGATATTGTTAAGCATCAGGCGCATGCCAAATCGCTAGAAATATTATTGAATATAGAGCCAAACATTAAACGTTTCATACATGCCGACCCTATTCGCCTTAGGCAAATACTTGTAAACCTTTTGGGCAATGCCGTTAAGTTTACCGTTAAGGGAGAAATTGAACTTAAGGTAACGTCTATGCCTTGTTTTGATTCTAAAGATGAAATGATATTTTCATTCTCTATCCGTGATACAGGCATAGGTATAGCACCGCAAAACATAGAAAAAATATTTAATGCTTTTGATCAGGAAGATGCTTCTACCACTAGAAAATATGGAGGTACAGGCCTTGGAATAACTATAAGCAATAAGCTGTTAGCCATAATGGGCAGCAGCCTTTATGTAGAAAGTGAAGTAAATAAAGGCAGCACTTTCTCCTTCCGAATTAGACTAAAGACAGAAGCAGATACAACAGACATTAAAAAGACTAAGGTTGATGTAAAAAATGTACTTGTTGTTGATGATAACGCCAACAATCTTTCCATACTTAAAGATATGCTTGCTGTTCGTAACATAGATACTACGCTTGCATCTAACGGTATTGAAGCTATTGAATTGCTGGAAAAAGACAGCAATTACGACCTGGCAATTATTGATTATAACATGCCATACCTTAATGGTGTGGAGCTTGTTAAGCAAATAAGGGAAACCCTAAACCTGGGTGCCGATAAATTACCGGTTATGCTACTGCACAGTTCTATTGATGATGAAAAATTAATTCAGGCATGTATAGACCTAAATATACGCTTTAATGTAACCAAACCTATAGTGAGCAACCAGCTGTTTGAATTACTGAATAACATTCATCGTGCTGATTCTGTGGAAGAAGATATCGAAGTTATCAATCTTAACACAGGCTTTGAAGCTCCGTTTAAGGTACTTATTGCAGAAGACAACCCTGTAAACCAAATGCTGGCTAAAACCATCATCCAGAAAATAATTCCGAATGCCAACATTCAGTTAGCAGAAAACGGACTTGAGGCCGTAAAAGCATACGAAGCTCAGGAACTGGATGTCATTTTTATGGACATACAAATGCCGGAAATGAGTGGTTTTGAAGCTACGGAAAAGATACGTTCTATTGAAAGGCCGGGCACCCACATACCTATTGTAGCCATCACTGCAAGGGCGCTTTTAGGCGAAAGAGAAGAGTGTTTACGACTGGGCATGGATGATTATATTACTAAGCCTATTAACTATGATGCATTGCAGGATGTTATACGAAAATATATGGTAGAACCCTTTGTAAAAAAGAACCTGCCGTCTTAA
- a CDS encoding 23S rRNA methyltransferase: MPEKKPQEKTTLHPRNKNRDRYDLTALIAAEPALGAYVKPNKYGDESVDFSSPVAVKLLNKALLNHYYGIENWESPDENLCPPIPGRADYIHYIADLIGESNFGRIPSGEKITCLDIGVGASCIYPIIGVTEYGWHFIGADVAEKSIASAEQIINANTSLKGRIELRLQQNASSIFRSIINTEEKIDVTMCNPPFHSSAEDANKGTQRKIKNLSGKREKTPELNFAGVNNELIYDGGESQFIRNMLTESVKFAKNCYWFSTLVSKQSNLKGIYKTLDTLAATQVKTIPMGTGNKSTRIVAWSFLSKEEQKVWRDTRWKTK; encoded by the coding sequence ATGCCAGAAAAAAAACCACAGGAAAAAACAACCCTTCATCCCAGAAATAAAAACAGGGATAGGTATGATCTGACAGCATTAATAGCTGCCGAGCCTGCATTGGGAGCATATGTTAAGCCCAATAAGTATGGCGATGAGTCGGTAGATTTTTCAAGTCCTGTTGCTGTGAAACTTTTAAATAAGGCACTTCTCAATCATTATTACGGAATAGAGAATTGGGAGTCTCCCGATGAAAATCTGTGTCCGCCCATACCCGGAAGAGCAGATTACATTCATTATATAGCCGATTTAATTGGTGAAAGTAATTTTGGCAGGATACCTTCAGGTGAAAAAATTACCTGTCTGGATATAGGTGTTGGGGCGAGCTGCATTTATCCAATTATTGGTGTTACCGAATACGGTTGGCATTTTATTGGTGCTGATGTTGCCGAAAAATCTATTGCTTCTGCTGAACAAATTATAAACGCAAATACATCGCTTAAAGGTAGGATAGAACTCAGACTACAGCAAAATGCATCGTCTATTTTTAGAAGTATAATTAATACGGAAGAAAAGATAGATGTTACGATGTGTAATCCTCCTTTTCATTCTTCTGCAGAGGATGCAAACAAAGGAACACAAAGGAAAATAAAGAATCTGTCGGGGAAGAGAGAGAAAACGCCTGAGTTGAATTTCGCAGGGGTAAACAATGAACTTATATACGATGGAGGTGAGTCTCAGTTTATCAGGAATATGCTAACAGAGAGCGTTAAATTTGCGAAAAACTGCTATTGGTTCTCAACCTTGGTGTCCAAACAATCAAACCTAAAAGGAATTTATAAAACCCTTGATACGCTTGCTGCCACTCAGGTTAAAACTATACCTATGGGAACGGGAAATAAATCGACACGCATTGTGGCATGGTCGTTTCTTTCTAAAGAAGAACAAAAAGTATGGAGAGACACCCGATGGAAAACTAAATAA
- a CDS encoding chloride channel protein has translation MKTLHFKRHIAEVSQIFTLQYLVKWLLLAVVIGALTGTASAFFLTSLNWVTNWRESHVWIIALLPLGGLAIGLMYHYYGESVVKGNNLLLEEVHTPKQIIPFRMAPLVLFGTLATHLFGGSAGREGTAVQMGGAIADQFTHLFKLSDNDRQIILIMGISAGFASVFGTPLAGAIFALEVMVIRGLKYKALLPSLVVAFIAHYTCHAWNVLHTQYFIPQIPQITAFNLILTIGCGVAFGLTAMLFSKLVHFYGSLFKFLISYAPLRPFIGGFFIAATVWYLGTTQYVGLGIPTITAAFTDNLPAYAFLLKLLLTTFTLGAGFKGGEVTPLFFVGATLGNALFLVVPLPLALLVGMGFVAVFSGATNTPIACTIMGMEIFGPSCGIYIGLACFTAYFFSGSTGIYSSQIIGGLKSLTYTKLRARKQI, from the coding sequence ATGAAAACACTACACTTTAAGAGACACATTGCAGAAGTATCGCAAATTTTCACATTACAATACCTTGTAAAATGGCTGTTACTGGCTGTTGTTATTGGGGCACTTACTGGTACTGCCTCTGCGTTTTTTCTCACGTCATTAAATTGGGTAACTAACTGGCGTGAAAGCCATGTTTGGATTATAGCGCTACTACCACTTGGCGGATTGGCTATAGGGTTGATGTACCACTACTATGGGGAATCGGTCGTAAAGGGCAATAATCTGTTATTGGAAGAAGTTCATACGCCTAAGCAAATAATACCTTTCAGAATGGCACCATTAGTATTATTTGGCACACTGGCAACACACTTGTTTGGCGGATCTGCAGGACGCGAAGGAACAGCAGTACAAATGGGCGGTGCGATTGCCGACCAGTTTACCCATCTCTTTAAACTGTCTGATAACGACAGGCAAATAATCCTTATCATGGGAATAAGTGCAGGGTTTGCATCGGTATTTGGCACTCCGCTTGCCGGCGCCATTTTTGCCCTGGAGGTTATGGTTATACGCGGCCTTAAATATAAAGCACTATTACCGTCACTAGTTGTTGCCTTTATTGCACATTATACCTGCCATGCCTGGAATGTTTTGCATACGCAGTACTTTATACCGCAAATTCCTCAAATAACAGCTTTTAACCTTATACTCACTATTGGGTGTGGTGTTGCGTTCGGATTAACCGCCATGCTATTTTCTAAGTTGGTACATTTTTACGGAAGTTTATTTAAGTTCCTTATATCATATGCGCCGTTACGCCCTTTTATCGGTGGATTTTTTATAGCGGCTACAGTTTGGTATTTAGGTACAACACAATATGTAGGCTTAGGCATACCGACCATAACAGCTGCATTTACAGATAATTTGCCTGCTTATGCTTTTCTTTTAAAACTATTGCTTACCACTTTTACTCTTGGGGCAGGTTTTAAGGGCGGAGAAGTTACACCGCTTTTCTTTGTAGGCGCCACACTGGGTAATGCCTTATTTTTGGTTGTTCCGCTGCCACTGGCATTACTGGTAGGAATGGGATTTGTCGCTGTATTTTCAGGTGCTACAAATACTCCAATTGCCTGTACTATAATGGGCATGGAAATCTTCGGCCCATCTTGCGGCATTTACATAGGCCTTGCCTGCTTTACTGCCTATTTTTTTTCCGGCTCAACCGGCATATACAGCTCCCAGATTATTGGCGGACTCAAAAGCTTAACATATACTAAACTTAGAGCCCGGAAGCAAATCTAA